The Croceibacterium sp. TMG7-5b_MA50 genome segment GCGTGGAGGCGGCGGCGACATGGCGCGCGGTGGAGGCGATCAACTTGAGCTTCGGGAAAGCATCGAACGCCGCCTCCGCCGCCTGCCGCCGCCGGTCGGGCCCATCGCCGCTGAACTGTTCGCCCAGCAGCAGCGAGATGTCGCGGTGATTGCCGATCAGCACCTCTGCCTCGCGGACGAGGCCGGTCAGGATCTCGCGCGGATTGCTGTCCCAGGCGGACCACAAGTTCGACCGGTAATTGCCGTCGAAGCAGATCGGCACGCCCGCCGCATTCGCCGCATCCACCGCCGCCTGCGCCAGCGCCACGCCGCCCGGCCCGAGAGCGGGGGTGATGCCGGAGATGTGCAGCAAGGCCGCGCCATCCAGCGCGCCGGCGAAATCGAACTGGTCGGGCGTCGCCGCGACGAAGGCGCTGTGGGCCCGGTCATACGTCACACGGCCCGCGATCGGGCCGGACGGCTGTTCGAAGAAGTACAACCCCATGCGCCCGGGTCCCGTGGCGATGCGGCTGATGTCCACGCCCGCCGATCCCAGCGCCCCGCTTGCCATGCGGCCCAGCGGATTGTCCGGCACCAGGCTGACCGCGCGCACCGGCCGGCCGAGGGAGGACAAGGCGATGGCGACGTTCGCCTCCGCCCCGCCGACATCGATGCCCAGCAACGGCGTGCGCGCCAGCGGCACCTGACCCGGCGGGGTCAGGCGCAGCAGCAACTCGCCAAAGGTGACGACCGGAGCGTGTGGGGCGGCGGACTGGTTGCTCACCGGCCCATCCAGCCGCCATCGACCGCCAGGACCTGACCCTGCACGTAATCGGCCGCCTTGCTGCCCAGGAACACGGCGGCGCCGCCGATGTCCTCCGGCGCGCCCCAGCGCCCTTCGGGGATACGTTCCAGGATCTGCCGGTTGCGCGTCTCGTCCGCCTGCAGCGCGGCGGTGTTGTTGGTGGCGATGTAGCCGGGGGCGATGGCATTGACGTTGATGCCCTTGGCCGCCCACTCGTTCGCCAGCAGCTTGGTCAGGCCGGCCACGCCGCTCTTGCTGGCGGTGTAGCTGGGGACTCGGATGCCGCCCTGGAAGGACAGCAGGCTGGCGACGTTGATGATCTTGCCACGCTCGCCCGTCTGGCTGGCCCAGCCGGTCATGTGGCGCGCCGCCGCCTGGCACAGGAAGAACAGCACCTTCAGGTTGGTGTCCATGACCGCGTCCCAATCGGCTTCGGTGAAGTCCAGCGAGTCCGCGCGGCGGATGATGCCGGCATTGTTGACCAGGATGTCGATGCGGCCGAACTTCGACGCCACCGTGTCGACCACGCCCGCGACCGGGGCGGTGGAGCTGAGGTCGGCGCCGACCAGTTCGCACCGGCGGCCCATCGAACGCACCTTGGCGGCTGTTTCCTCCGCCGCGCTGCGGCCGACGGCGGCGATGTCGGCCCCGGCGGCGGCGAGCGCCAGCGCGATGCCTTGCCCAATGCCCGTATTGGCACCGGTGACCAGCGCCACGCGGCCGGTCAGGTCAAACAAAGCCATAATCCATTCACTCCAAGGAAACCGGTGTCACAGACAGTGTAGGCGTGTTCGCCGGGTCAGATCAACCCGCCGGACCGCCCGGAACGGGCGGCTGGACGGAGGCGCGCTGCACCAGATCGGCGGGGAAGCGGCTCGGCTCGTCCGCTGCCCGGTCGGGCTGGATCAGCTTCACCGCGGCGGCCCGCGCCATCAGCGTGATGGGCCAGCGCACCGTCGTCATCGGCGGCCAGATATGCTTGGCGATCGGGGAATCGTCAAAACCGATCAGCGACAGGTCGCCCGGCACCTCCAACCCTCGACGCTGGGCAGCATGGAGGGCGCCCGCCGCCATTTCGTCGTTTGAGCAGAAGATGGCGGTCGGCGGCTGATCGACGCCCAGCAATTGCTGCGCGGCGAGCACGCCGGAATCGAATCGGTAATTGCCCGGTGCGACGTATTCGCCGGGGACCGGCAGACCGTGGCGGGCCATCGCCTCGCGAAAGCCAATTGCGCGTTCATGCGCGGACCGGAAGCCTTGCGGCCCCAGGATCAGCGCGATGCGGCGATGCCCCTCCGCAACCAGATGATCGACTGCGGCGGCGACGGCCTCCTGATCGTTGGAGCCGACCATGTGCGCGCTTTCGTCCAGCTGGGCTGAGCCCATCCGGACGTAGCCGCAGCCGACCTGCTGGCACATGCGGGCAAGATCGTCATTCTCGCTGATCGGCGGCAGGAACAGCACGCCATACAGCCGCTGGCGCTCGATAAAGCGGCGGCAATCGTCCACCAGCGTCGGCGAGTGGCGATCGACCGGGCGCACGACCAGCGCAAAATCGGTGTCGCGGATCACGTCGAGCACGCCTTCCTGCACGTTCAGCACCGTCTGCGCATTGGGATTGTCGTGCAGCAGTCCGATCAGGAAATTGCGCCGGAGCGCCAGTGCGCGCGCCTGCGGATTGGGGACGTAGCCCAGCTCGGCAATGGCCTGGTTCACCCGCTCCCGCGTGTCGGTACGCAGCAGGGGGGAGGCGTTGATGACGCGGCTGACCGTCTTCTTGGACACGCCGGCGACCCGCGCAACGTCATTGATTGTCGGCTGACCCTTGCTCATGGCAGTGCCGTTCTCCCCTCCGGCATGGTCATAGCCGCGGCAATGACCGATCCACAATCGGCATTGTTGAACTGCCAATCGCCCAACAAAGATTTTGACACCGGTTTCCGGCTGCGTCATCTGCCGTGGCATAAGTTTGACGGACGGGAAGGGACATTCCGCCATGAGCGGCGACCAGATCAGCGCAACCACCGGTGCGACCGAAATCGCGCGCGCCTTTGTCGATGCCCGGCGCGAGGGCATCTCGCTGCCGGCCTATCCGGGCGAGCGGCCGGAGACGCTGGCGGAAGCCTACGCTATCCAGGACCAGGCGCTGGAACTGTGGGGCGACCGGGCAATCGGCGGCTGGAAGGTCGGCAAGGTACCCCCGCAGCATCAGGAACGCCTCGGTGCCGACCGACTGGCCGGGCCGATCTTCACCGATACGATCTTCGAAGCGACGTCCGGTCTGTCGCTGCCCATCTTCGCCGGCGGCTTCGCCGCGGCGGAGGCGGAGTTCATGCTGCGCCTGGCCCCGCCGGCCGGCGCGACGCAGCCGCCGGCCACGAATGCCGAGGCACGCGGATGGGTCGATCAGGTGCGTCTCGGGATCGAGCTCGCCTCCTCCCCCTGGGCGGGCATTAATGCCGACGGGCCGTGCGTCACCGTGTCCGACCACGGCAACAATCACG includes the following:
- a CDS encoding sugar kinase; this translates as MSNQSAAPHAPVVTFGELLLRLTPPGQVPLARTPLLGIDVGGAEANVAIALSSLGRPVRAVSLVPDNPLGRMASGALGSAGVDISRIATGPGRMGLYFFEQPSGPIAGRVTYDRAHSAFVAATPDQFDFAGALDGAALLHISGITPALGPGGVALAQAAVDAANAAGVPICFDGNYRSNLWSAWDSNPREILTGLVREAEVLIGNHRDISLLLGEQFSGDGPDRRRQAAEAAFDAFPKLKLIASTARHVAAASTHELAARVDLRNDHWQTDDMRIENIVDRIGTGDAFAAGLLLRYLEGASAREMARSALAMAAMKHGVPGDTIAITRAELDAFDGGGDVRR
- the kduD gene encoding 2-dehydro-3-deoxy-D-gluconate 5-dehydrogenase KduD encodes the protein MMALFDLTGRVALVTGANTGIGQGIALALAAAGADIAAVGRSAAEETAAKVRSMGRRCELVGADLSSTAPVAGVVDTVASKFGRIDILVNNAGIIRRADSLDFTEADWDAVMDTNLKVLFFLCQAAARHMTGWASQTGERGKIINVASLLSFQGGIRVPSYTASKSGVAGLTKLLANEWAAKGINVNAIAPGYIATNNTAALQADETRNRQILERIPEGRWGAPEDIGGAAVFLGSKAADYVQGQVLAVDGGWMGR
- a CDS encoding LacI family DNA-binding transcriptional regulator; this encodes MSKGQPTINDVARVAGVSKKTVSRVINASPLLRTDTRERVNQAIAELGYVPNPQARALALRRNFLIGLLHDNPNAQTVLNVQEGVLDVIRDTDFALVVRPVDRHSPTLVDDCRRFIERQRLYGVLFLPPISENDDLARMCQQVGCGYVRMGSAQLDESAHMVGSNDQEAVAAAVDHLVAEGHRRIALILGPQGFRSAHERAIGFREAMARHGLPVPGEYVAPGNYRFDSGVLAAQQLLGVDQPPTAIFCSNDEMAAGALHAAQRRGLEVPGDLSLIGFDDSPIAKHIWPPMTTVRWPITLMARAAAVKLIQPDRAADEPSRFPADLVQRASVQPPVPGGPAG
- a CDS encoding 2-keto-4-pentenoate hydratase, producing the protein MSGDQISATTGATEIARAFVDARREGISLPAYPGERPETLAEAYAIQDQALELWGDRAIGGWKVGKVPPQHQERLGADRLAGPIFTDTIFEATSGLSLPIFAGGFAAAEAEFMLRLAPPAGATQPPATNAEARGWVDQVRLGIELASSPWAGINADGPCVTVSDHGNNHGLVLGPVLAEAEWDRLDEIEVAVLFDDDLVATATTATMLDGPFGAIRFLLANLAARGITPQAGWWVSTGAVTGVHEVAAGTQVRATFAGAGEVEMRVG